From the genome of Pseudoxanthomonas sp.:
AAGGGTGATGTCGTCATGGGCGCGGTGCTGGCTGCGCAAGGCCCCGGTGCGGCTGCCGCGGCGTTCCCTGGGGCGCCAGGTGCGTGCGCCATTTTTGTCCCAAGCAATCCCGGTTTTCTCGATTCGGCCATGCGTCTTGCGTCGGTAGCGTGCAGGGCAGGCCTTCGGTGGCCCTTCTTTTCTGCGAGCGCTGCATGAGCACGACGTTTCAGTTCCAACCCAAGAATGCTGTCCAGGCACCACGTCAGGATGCGCCGGTCGCGAGCTTTCGCGGGCGCGTCTACGACAGCATCCTGGACACCATCGGCGCCACGCCGCTGGTGCGCTTCGATCGCCTGGCCGCCGAGGAAGGCGTGCGTGCGCACCTGGTCGGCAAGCTGGAATTCTTCAACCCGCTGGCTTCGGTCAAGGATCGCCTGGGCGCGGCGTTGATCGAGGCAGCCGAGCGCGAAGGGCGGCTCAAGCCCGGCTCGGTGATCATCGAGCCGACCTCGGGCAATACCGGCATTGGCCTGGCCTTCGTCGCCGCGGCCAAAGGCTATGCCCTGATCCTGTGCATGCCCGAGAGCATGTCGATCGAGCGCCGCAAGATGGTCCAGCATCTGGGTGCGCGGATCGAACTGACTCCGGCGGCCGAACGCATGTCCGGTGCGATCCGTCGCGCCAACGAACTGCAGGCGCAGATTCCCAATGCGGTGGTGCTGCAGCAGTTCGAGAATCCGGCCAATCCGGCCGCCCATCGCGCTACCACGGCCGAAGAGATCTGGCGTGACAGCGATGGCCAGGTCGACGCGTTCGTGGCCGGCGTCGGCACCGGCGGCACCATCACCGGCGTGGGCCAGGTGCTCAAGCGCTACAACCCGGCTGTGCAGATCGTCGCGGTCGAGCCGGAAGGCAGTGCGACGCTGTCTGGCGGCAAGGCGGGCCCGCACGCGATCCAGGGCATCGGCTCGGGGCATCTGTCGACGTTCCTGGATCGCAGCGTGATCGACGCGATCACCACGGTGTCCGATGCCGATGCACTGCGCATCGCGCGTCGCCTGGCGCGCCTGGAAGGCGTGCCGGTGGGCATCAGCGCCGGTGCCGCGCTGTGGGCGGCGATCCAGCTGGGCCGCCGCGAGGAAAGCGCCGGCAAGACCATCGTGGTGCTCATTCCCGATTTCGCCGAGCGCTACCTGTCCACCGAGTTGTTCGACGCCGTGGACGGCGACGCACCCTCGGTCACCTGAAGGAGGACCTGCAATGAGCCAATCACCACGCGTGTTGATGCTTCCCGGTCGCGGCGACTCGGGCGAGGAGCACTGGCAGAGCATCTGGCAACAGGAGCACCCAGATTTCCTGCGCGTGCGCCAGCGTGAGTGGAACAACCCGGAGCGTGAGGAATGGGTGGACGCGCTGGACGCGGTCATCCAGGCCCAGGCGCGGCCGGTGATTCTGGTGGCGCACTCGCTGGCGGTGATCACCGTGGCCCACTGGGCGGCGACCTATCGCGCGCCGGTGGTGGGTGCGCTGCTGGTTTCGCCCACCGATGTCGAGCGTCACGACTATCCGCCGGGCACGCGCAACTTCGCCCCGATCCCGCTGGCGCCGCTGCCGTTTCCCAGCATCGTGGTGGCCAGCGATGACGATCCGCGGGTCACGCCCGAACGCGCGGCGTTGTTCTCCCATCGCTGGGGATCGCTGCTGGCACGGCCGGGCGCATTCGGCCACCTTGGCACCGCGGCCAAATTGGGCAGCTGGGACTATGGCCAACGCCTGTTGGGCCAACTGCGCCAGCTGGAGGCCGCGTGATGGACACCGCGAGCGTGCCCACGGCCAGCGTGCTGGCTGGCCTGTCCGGCCCGGGCGAAAACCGGGCGTGGTCGTCGTTGCCGCAGGTCACCTCGTCCAAGCTGCTGGTGGTGGGGATCGGTGGCACCACGCGCGCTGGCTCCAGTACCGAGCGCGCCTTGGACCTGGCCCTGCGCGATTGTGCCGAACGCGGCCTGTCCACCCTGCGCCTGGGCGGTGAATTCCTGGCGGCGCTGCCGCACTACACGCCGGGCGTGCCGTTGACGGACGTGCAGCAGGGACTGATCGGCATCGTGCGGCGTGCCGATGCGGTGATCCTGGCATCGCCCAGCTATCACGGTGGCCTGTCCGGGCTGCTCAAGAACGCGCTGGACACGCTGGAAGAACTCAGCGGCGACGAACGCCCGTACCTGGATGGCCGCGCGGTGGGCTGCATCGTCACGGCCTACGGCTGGCAGGCGGGCGGCACCGTGTTGACCGGCCTGCGCGCCTCTGCCCATGCGTTGCGCGGCTGGCCCACGCCTTATGGCGCAGTGATCAACACACTGGAAACGCCCTTGCGCGATCCGCAGGTGCCGGCTTCGGTCGCCACCGCGCTTGGGCGGGTCAGCGAACAGGTCGGCGAGTTCGCGCGCCACTTCCATGCCGGTACCAGCCGCGTCCGGCAGGCGCCGGCCACCATTGCACCGCGCGTGGCGGTGGGCGCGTAATGGCCACCGTGCGGCCCGCGCTGCGGCTCGCCGAGTCGGTGGAAAACGTCACGCAACTGCCTGGCCCGCTGCTGCAGCTTGCCGGCGTGGGCAAGCGTTACGCCGGCCGCGGCGGACAACGGGTCGTGCTGGATGCAGTGGACCTGCAGATCCGGCAAGGCGAATTCGTCAGCATCATCGGTCCCAGCGGCTGTGGGAAATCCACCCTGCTGCGGCTGGTTGCCGGACTGGATGGCGAACACGACGGCACGATCAGCCTGGCCGGGCAGGCGGTGCGCGGCACCGGGCTGGAGCGTGGCCTGGTCTTCCAGGAACACCGGCTGCTGCCCTGGCTCACGGTGACGCGCAACATTGAACTGGGCCTGCTCAATGCCGGCATCAGCCGCGGCGAACGCCAGGCGCGCGTGCGCGAACACATCGCGCTGGTGCGCCTGGAAGGCTTCGAGGACGCCTATCCCCACCAGCTCTCCGGTGGCATGGCCCAGCGCGTGGCGATTGCGCGCGCGCTGGCCAACCGGCCACGCGTGTTGCTGCTGGACGAGCCGTTCGGCGCGCTGGATGCGATCACGCGCGCGCACCTGCAGCGCGAGTTGCTGCGGATCTGGGAGCAGCAGGGCATCACCATGCTGTTGGTCACCCACGACATGGACGAGGCCGCCTTCCTGAGCCAGCGCGTGGTGGTGATGGACACCGCACCGGGCCGGGTGAAGGACGTGGTGCCGATGAACCTGTCCTACCCGCGCGACCGGCACGACGAAGAATTCGCACGCGCGCGCAGGCGGCTGCAGGACGTGTTCGGACACACCCACGGCTGAGGCGTGGACCTGCGTCAGGCGACCTGCGCGGTCTCCAGGTCCTCGACCTGTGCGCGGATCTGTTCGAGCGTCAGCCCGGGCACCATGCCCTGGATGAAGGCCAGCGTGTAACCACGCAGGTAGGTGCCGCGCCGCACCGCCACGCTGGTGGTGATCGGCGCGATCAGCGTGCTGGTTTCCAGTGCGACCAGCTGCGGGTCCAGCGTCGCATCGTAGGAGCGCTCGGCGATGATGCCCACGCCCAGGCCCAGCTCCACGTAGGTCTTGATGACGTCAGAATCGGCCGCGGAAATGATGATGTCCGGCTTCAATCCCTGCATTGCGAAGGCCTGGTTGATGCGCATGCGGCCAACCATGCCTTCCTCGAAAGTGATCAGCGGAAAGCGCGCGATGTCGGCCAGCGCGGGGTAGGGCATGTCGAGCAGCGGATGGCCGCGCGGGACCACGAAGACATGCGACCACGAATACGCGGGGAAGCGCACCAGCTCAGGCACGTACGGCAGGCCTTCGGGCACCAGGCCGATATCGACCTGGCCGCCGCGCAGCAGCTCCACGATCTGTGGCGGCGCCGTCTGTTGCAGGGTCAGGCTCACCTGCGGGAACGCATCGCGGAACCGGAGCACCGCATCGGGCAGCCGGTATCGCACCTGCGCGTGGGTGGCGGCGATGGATAGCGTGCCGCGTGCCGGGCGACGGAAATCCTCCGAGGCATGCCGCAGGCTTTCGCGGTCCTGCAGCATGCGTTCGACGATGCGTGCGATCTCCTGGCCCGGCGCGGTGAGTCCGGTCAATCGCTTGCCGTGGCGCAGGAAGATCTCCACGCCAAGCTCTTCCTCCAGCTCGCGGATCTGCCGTGATACCGCCGACTGGGAGGTATGCAGGACATCGGCGGTTTCGGTCAGGTTGAAGCGATGGCCGATGGCCTCGCTCACGGCCTTGAGCTGCTGGAAATTCATGCTGAGGCCTCAATCTGTGTCCCGCGCCCAGTCCAACGCGTCGAATCCCGATCATGCCGCCGAACTGGTGGCTGCGTTATGGCGTTTGATGATGTCGATGCTGCCGGAACGTATATGGCGATCCATGCGATCGGCTCGCCTGCGGAACGTGGGGGAGGGCCACGGGCAACGCCGGGAGGCCTGTTCGCCATGCGTCGACGTGGCCGCCGCTTCCCACGGTGCGCGGTTTACCACTGTCTCGACCTGCCGACGACATGTTTGCCTTATCGCCATGTCTGGTGCTTGTGGATTTCTTGTGCCGATTGATCAAGCAAGAGGACATCGCCGCAGCGGCACTGGCGTTTTTTCTTCGTCGGCACATTTCAACTTGGATCGACACATGATGTCGCATCGGAACAATGTCGCAGCTTGGATATGACGATCCTCCACGGCAACATGTAAACAAGATATTTCTGGTTCAGGGGCACGTCAGTCGACGATGACTGTGGGGCCCGCACTGCGGATTGCGCGATGGAAATCGCAGGCGTTGGCACGCCCCGTCACTCCTCTCCCAGAACCGGATATTCCCTTGCTCAGTCGTCTGTCTTCTGTTCGACCGCGCCCGCTCGTGCTGGCGCTGGCCCTCGGCCTGCTGGCCGGCAATGCCTCGGCCCAATCCACTACCGGCGCCATCAGTGGCCAGGCGCCCGCCGGCGCCACCACCGTGCTGGTGCGTAGCGACACCGGCCTGGCCCGCGAGGTGCAGGTTGATGCGCGCGGTCGCTACCAGGTGTCCCAGCTACCGTTGGGGACCTATACGGTCACCGCACGCCGTGATGGCAGTGATGTGGATTCGCGCAATGACGTGAGCCTGACCGTGGGCGCCAACACCGATGTGTCCTTCGGCGCAGTTGTGCAAGTGGGCGGCGTGCATGTCACTGCCGACCGCGCTGCCGCAGCCATCGATGTGAGCAGTGTCGATTCGCGCACCGTCATCACGGCGGAAGAGCTGCAGCGCTTGCCGCTGGGACGTTCGGCCGAGGCCATCGCCAAGCTGGCGCCCGGCGTGGTCGGCAACAGTGGCAGTGGCACCTATGTCGGCCCGACCGGGCAACAGCTGGTGAGCTTCGGTGGATCATCCGCGAGCGAGAACGCCTACTACATCAATGGATTCAACACGACCGATCCATTGCGCGGGCTTGGCGGCCTGACCTTGCCCTACGGCAGCATCGAGCAGCAGGAGGTCTACACCGGCGGCTACAGCGCCAAGTACGGGCGTTCGGACGGCGGCGTGATCAATGCGGTGGGCAAGCGCGGCACCAATGAATGGCATTTTGGCGGCCAGCTCACCTGGGAGCCGGACGGCCTGCGTGCTTCGCAAGGCGACGTGTACTACCCCGCCAACGGCACGCTGTACCGGCCAGACAGCCAGAACCATTCCTGGGTCACCACGCAAAGCATTTACGCTGGCGGTCCGCTGATCCAGGACAAGCTGTTTTTCTTCGGCTCCTACGAACTCCAGCGCCAGGAAGGCAACACCGTCAACAGCGTCGAGGCGACCAACGCCTACACCGACTACGCCTACCGCCGGCCCAGCTGGTACGCCAAGCTGGACTGGAACATCACCGACAGCCAGTTGCTGGAATTCACCGATGCCTCCAGCCGCTATATCACCCGCGGTACGTATTCCAACTACGACTACGACGCGCTCAAGGTCGGCAGCCGGCGTGGCAGCGCCGACACCACCAAGACCGGTGGCAGCCTGTGGACCGCCAAGTACACCAATTACCTGACAGAGCGGCTGACCTTCAGTGCGCAATACGGCAAGCAGCGCACTGATGACTACACCGGCAACCCTGCCTACGACGGCTCGCTGACCTATCTCAGTGGCACCTCGTATGAAAACCCCGCCTATACCGGTGGGACGCCGATTACGAACAGTCAGACCACCTCCACGCTGGTGGACGCCAACCGCGGCAACCGTACAGACAACCTGCGCGTCGACCTCAACTACGTCATCGGCAACCACAGCATCACCGTGGGCATTGATAACCAGAACGCACGCGCCCTCAATCGCGGCTCGGTTGCCTCTGGAGACGGGTATTACTGGATCTATGGCCAGACTGACCCCAGCGTGCCATTGAGCAGTGGACTGGGTGTGCCAGCCACGGGCGACTATGCCAATGGCGAGGAGGGCTATTACGTGCGCAAGTACATCTACAGCGCGCTGGCTTCGGTGCGTTCGGCCCAGCGGGCGCAATACGTGGAAGACAACTGGCAGGTCACCGACAACCTGCTGCTGAGCCTGGGGCTGCGCCTGGACCAGTTCACCAATTACAACCGCGATGGCGATCCCTACATCAAGCAGACCAGCGGGCAGTGGGCGCCGCGGCTGGGCTTCAGCTGGGACGTGAATGGCGACGGGCACTTCAAGGTGTTCGGCAACGCAGGGCGCTACTACCTGGCGCTGCCGCTCAACCCGGCGTTCAACGCCGCCG
Proteins encoded in this window:
- the cysK gene encoding cysteine synthase A, with protein sequence MSTTFQFQPKNAVQAPRQDAPVASFRGRVYDSILDTIGATPLVRFDRLAAEEGVRAHLVGKLEFFNPLASVKDRLGAALIEAAEREGRLKPGSVIIEPTSGNTGIGLAFVAAAKGYALILCMPESMSIERRKMVQHLGARIELTPAAERMSGAIRRANELQAQIPNAVVLQQFENPANPAAHRATTAEEIWRDSDGQVDAFVAGVGTGGTITGVGQVLKRYNPAVQIVAVEPEGSATLSGGKAGPHAIQGIGSGHLSTFLDRSVIDAITTVSDADALRIARRLARLEGVPVGISAGAALWAAIQLGRREESAGKTIVVLIPDFAERYLSTELFDAVDGDAPSVT
- a CDS encoding alpha/beta hydrolase produces the protein MSQSPRVLMLPGRGDSGEEHWQSIWQQEHPDFLRVRQREWNNPEREEWVDALDAVIQAQARPVILVAHSLAVITVAHWAATYRAPVVGALLVSPTDVERHDYPPGTRNFAPIPLAPLPFPSIVVASDDDPRVTPERAALFSHRWGSLLARPGAFGHLGTAAKLGSWDYGQRLLGQLRQLEAA
- a CDS encoding NAD(P)H-dependent oxidoreductase, producing the protein MDTASVPTASVLAGLSGPGENRAWSSLPQVTSSKLLVVGIGGTTRAGSSTERALDLALRDCAERGLSTLRLGGEFLAALPHYTPGVPLTDVQQGLIGIVRRADAVILASPSYHGGLSGLLKNALDTLEELSGDERPYLDGRAVGCIVTAYGWQAGGTVLTGLRASAHALRGWPTPYGAVINTLETPLRDPQVPASVATALGRVSEQVGEFARHFHAGTSRVRQAPATIAPRVAVGA
- a CDS encoding ABC transporter ATP-binding protein, giving the protein MATVRPALRLAESVENVTQLPGPLLQLAGVGKRYAGRGGQRVVLDAVDLQIRQGEFVSIIGPSGCGKSTLLRLVAGLDGEHDGTISLAGQAVRGTGLERGLVFQEHRLLPWLTVTRNIELGLLNAGISRGERQARVREHIALVRLEGFEDAYPHQLSGGMAQRVAIARALANRPRVLLLDEPFGALDAITRAHLQRELLRIWEQQGITMLLVTHDMDEAAFLSQRVVVMDTAPGRVKDVVPMNLSYPRDRHDEEFARARRRLQDVFGHTHG
- a CDS encoding LysR substrate-binding domain-containing protein, with translation MNFQQLKAVSEAIGHRFNLTETADVLHTSQSAVSRQIRELEEELGVEIFLRHGKRLTGLTAPGQEIARIVERMLQDRESLRHASEDFRRPARGTLSIAATHAQVRYRLPDAVLRFRDAFPQVSLTLQQTAPPQIVELLRGGQVDIGLVPEGLPYVPELVRFPAYSWSHVFVVPRGHPLLDMPYPALADIARFPLITFEEGMVGRMRINQAFAMQGLKPDIIISAADSDVIKTYVELGLGVGIIAERSYDATLDPQLVALETSTLIAPITTSVAVRRGTYLRGYTLAFIQGMVPGLTLEQIRAQVEDLETAQVA
- a CDS encoding TonB-dependent receptor, translating into MLALALGLLAGNASAQSTTGAISGQAPAGATTVLVRSDTGLAREVQVDARGRYQVSQLPLGTYTVTARRDGSDVDSRNDVSLTVGANTDVSFGAVVQVGGVHVTADRAAAAIDVSSVDSRTVITAEELQRLPLGRSAEAIAKLAPGVVGNSGSGTYVGPTGQQLVSFGGSSASENAYYINGFNTTDPLRGLGGLTLPYGSIEQQEVYTGGYSAKYGRSDGGVINAVGKRGTNEWHFGGQLTWEPDGLRASQGDVYYPANGTLYRPDSQNHSWVTTQSIYAGGPLIQDKLFFFGSYELQRQEGNTVNSVEATNAYTDYAYRRPSWYAKLDWNITDSQLLEFTDASSRYITRGTYSNYDYDALKVGSRRGSADTTKTGGSLWTAKYTNYLTERLTFSAQYGKQRTDDYTGNPAYDGSLTYLSGTSYENPAYTGGTPITNSQTTSTLVDANRGNRTDNLRVDLNYVIGNHSITVGIDNQNARALNRGSVASGDGYYWIYGQTDPSVPLSSGLGVPATGDYANGEEGYYVRKYIYSALASVRSAQRAQYVEDNWQVTDNLLLSLGLRLDQFTNYNRDGDPYIKQTSGQWAPRLGFSWDVNGDGHFKVFGNAGRYYLALPLNPAFNAAGATLATSTYYTYGGIDANGYPTDLTQISDAVSANNNYGNLPDPKTVATQGIEPSYQDEFILGFSKTLGGNWVYGAKATYRVLRSGVDDYCDSDTVFAKAAALGYTVTLDSNPVSCWLINPGKSNTFTLVDTSGNYVSVPLSNEEFGFPEFKRNYYGVNLSLEHPFDGRWYGAVNYTWSRSYGTTEGQLRSGIGQTAASTTVDWDFASLMENTNGPQSNDHTHQFKFYGYYQINPQWLVSANLSVQSGSPFSALGSYGSDQSDPAGYGTYYHFYQGEAAPPGSQGRLPWLKQLDLGVGYRPAFADHKLSFNLDVFNVFNSQTTLWKYPYSEQDPGQSEPLYGAAVLSQAPRSARLSVSYDY